In Thunnus thynnus chromosome 4, fThuThy2.1, whole genome shotgun sequence, a genomic segment contains:
- the LOC137181663 gene encoding neurogenic differentiation factor 4-like — protein MMIKPYVRQGDGEEDVSPLQWMDGDMSSPDGDASSHHYRASGVNQQAREVGSEDAEEDEEDEEEGQDDENGSKRRGPKRKRMTKARQERFRARRVKANARERSRMHGLNDALENLRSIMPCHSKTQKLSKIETLRLARNYICALSEALEGGLSTESRAFMETMCKGLSQPTTNLVAGCLQLGQTPGVGVRPEDRHGVRAPSTPLGGVVSYSSPGLPSPPYGTFDSAHLLHLRAMKGGVYENHSPNEYNAGGVGTPPYEGPPTPPLSISNNLVPKQEPSPHYLPPHHYSPSPADQGLYQTQTGYDVHIEGPYDSYHPPHMPPRQITPIYRD, from the coding sequence ATGATGATTAAACCGTACGTGAGACAAGGGGATGGCGAGGAGGACGTCAGCCCTCTGCAGTGGATGGATGGCGACATGAGCTCACCTGATGGAGACGCGTCATCACACCACTACAGAGCGAGTGGCGTTAACCAGCAGGCCAGGGAGGTGGGGAGTGAGGAtgcagaggaagatgaagaggacgAAGAGGAAGGACAAGATGATGAAAACGGGTCCAAGCGGCGGGGGCCTAAGAGAAAGCGGATGACCAAGGCCCGGCAGGAACGCTTCCGTGCCAGGCGTGTAAAGGCCAACGCCAGGGAGCGCTCACGTATGCATGGTTTAAACGACGCGCTGGAGAACCTGCGCAGCATCATGCCCTGTCACTCCAAAACCCAGAAACTGTCCAAGATTGAGACACTACGGTTGGCCCGCAACTACATTTGTGCTCTGTCCGAGGCCCTGGAGGGGGGTCtttccacagagagcagagcttTCATGGAGACCATGTGTAAAGGCCTCTCGCAGCCCACCACCAACCTTGTCGCAGGCTGTCTGCAGCTGGGTCAGACTCCAGGTGTCGGGGTGAGGCCTGAGGACAGACACGGAGTTCGGGCCCCGTCTACTCCTCTCGGTGGCGTGGTGAGCTACTCCTCTCCTGGCCTGCCGAGTCCGCCGTACGGTACTTTTGACTCTGCTCACCTGCTTCACCTGAGGGCGATGAAAGGAGGAGTGTATGAGAATCACTCACCAAATGAGTACAACGCCGGCGGAGTGGGGACCCCTCCTTACGAAGGCCCCCCTACACCACCTCTGAGCATCAGCAACAACCTGGTGCCCAAACAGGAACCTTCACCCCACTACTTACCCCCACATCACTACTCGCCCTCCCCTGCAGATCAAGGCCTGTATCAGACTCAGACCGGCTACGACGTACACATAGAGGGGCCGTATGACTCCTACCATCCGCCGCACATGCCCCCCCGACAGATAACCCCCATCTACAGAGACTAA